One part of the Oncorhynchus kisutch isolate 150728-3 linkage group LG22, Okis_V2, whole genome shotgun sequence genome encodes these proteins:
- the LOC109867393 gene encoding aurora kinase B — translation MMQNKENCDPKGLQRPMATSMVSVGPQRVQIPSAPETTDKNAITGPGREPVTSSSGAAPAKKFTIHDFDIGRPLGKGKFGNVYVARDKKLNFIVALKVLFKSQMEKEGVEHQLRREIEIQSHLRHPNILRFYNYFHDHSRVFLILEYAPRGEMYKELQKCGRFDDQRTATYMEELADALQYCHERKVIHRDIKPENLLLGLRGELKIADFGWSVHAPSLRRRTMCGTLDYLPPEMIEGKIHDEKVDLWSIGVLCYECLVGNPPFETASHSDTYKRITKVDLQFPKVVSDGARDLVSKLLRHSPSMRLPLQSVINHPWVKSNSRRVLPVVFAPKKP, via the exons ATGATGCAG AATAAGGAGAATTGTGATCCTAAAGGCCTACAAAGACCG ATGGCAACTTCAATGGTTTCTGTGGGTCCACAGAGAGTTCAAATACCCTCTGCCCCAGAGACTACAGACAAAAACGCAATTACAG GTCCTGGGAGAGAGCCCGTCACCTCTTCCTCCGGTGCCGCTCCGGCAAA GAAATTCACCATCCATGACTTTGACATCGGGCGGCCCCTGGGCAAGGGCAAGTTTGGGAACGTGTACGTTGCGCGGGATAAGAAGCTGAATTTCATTGTGGCACTGAAAGTGCTCTTCAAGTCTCAGATGGAGAAGGAAGGTGTGGAGCACCAGCTCCGAAGAGAGATTGAGATTCAGTCCCATCTTAG ACACCCCAACATCCTGCGCTTCTACAACTACTTCCATGACCACTCAAGGGTCTTTCTGATCCTGGAGTACGCCCCACGGGGTGAGATGTACAAAGAGCTGCAGAAATGTGGTCGCTTCGATGACCAGCGCACTGCTACG TACATGGAGGAGTTGGctgatgcactgcagtactgcCATGAGAGGAAGGTGATACACCGTGACATCAAGCCTGAGAACCTGTTACTGGGTCTCCGTGGGGAGCTGAAGATAGCAGACTTCGGCTGGTCTGTCCATGCCCCATCCTTAAG GCGCCGCACAATGTGTGGAACGCTGGACTACCTGCCCCCGGAGATGATTGAGGGGAAGATCCACGATGAGAAGGTGGACCTCTGGTCCATCGGGGTGCTCTGCTACGAGTGCCTAGTTGGAAACCCCCCGTTTGAAACTGCCAGCCACTCCGACACGTACAAACGCATCACAAAG GTTGACCTGCAGTTCCCCAAAGTGGTGTCTGATGGTGCTCGGGACCTGGTCTCTAAGCTGCTCCGCCACAGTCCCTCTATGCGGCTCCCCCTGCAGAGCGTCATCAACCACCCCTGGGTGAAAAGCAACTCCCGACGGGTCCTACCTGTCGTCTTTGCTCCCAAGAAACCCTAA